aataataagaatagTGTTAAAGATCTTCCTGTAATCATGATGGTGATGATTTTCATGCATGTCTTGTTTGCTTTGGGGCTttggttctccttccattgtCAGCAAGAGCagccttctttctttcttgcctTTTCTTTCTCTAAGGAGAggttcccttttcttctttctttacttctttcCAACATGGATTATTGTACAGTTAGTATAGATCAACCATCAGAACTTGTCCAAACCCCAGGGAGAGAAAGTAAGAAAGGAGAGCAAACCCTCCCAAGTTTTGTTGGTTTCTTCTGGAAAAGAGCTGACAGGAGGGATTTCAGTACTGATGAAGATGATCAAAATCTTGTCTGTTaggtttatttcttttgtttttgctcTACCCATGATGATCCGGGTTGTCAGGGTCAGGCCAGAATGAGTACTTTAGCCATTCTGCCTCTTGGGGGTTTGTGATGGATGACTCCTGCAAGaacaaatgaaaaagaatagGGTTAATTAGGTTTACATTTAACCCATTTTAGTACATGATTAACCACATAATGTAAAGTTTTAGTCCTTGtctaatatttcttttctttacttttggTAGACCTAGTCCaattagtttagggtttattttcaAATCAAGCTATCTTCTAatgccctttttctttttatgagaACGAAAAGTCCACAGTCCAGTCCACACTTGTGACTTGACAGAAGATctcccttatatatatatatatatatttttttttttttttcttttttttttttttttttttttttgaatttcagttTCTCAACTCAAAAAATGTGCTTgggttttcaaatttttttcttctttctcttgggtttttttcctttttttaatgggaaaaaGCTTCTCCTCTccattgtctttttcttttcaattcaaaatactagttggtttcagttttgatcTTTGGTTTGAGTTCCTGAGTCTAAAAGAAGAACAACCCATAATGGGGATGTTAAAGCTACAGTTTCCACCTTTTGGTTCTTTAAGAGTAAAATTATATAAAGGAAGGTTCTGTTTCTATCTTGGTCCAAAATTGACGGGCTCTGCGCTAATATTAttgcttttctttcttcttgactgGTTCCTAATTTTGTTTTATGATTTCATATATACTTAATTATTTCATTCAATTTTGCATTTactataaattattattattattattattattattattattattattattatttcaaatTGATATCACACTTCATACCACCAGATTATGCATGGAAATTGacagacaaagaagaagaagaagaagaacagttTTCCAAGTTctctttttaaataaaatattaaaaagaaatcaatttttatgtttttaaagtTTGATAAAGACAGCTGAGCTGACACATAAGGGTCATGGATTTCAGAGGCAAAAAGGTTGAACTTACTTCTTTTATGTCAGTTGAAGTGCAACCCATCAACAATTCCTCCAAACCAGAAGAAGACCTCCCCCCCAGTTTttgatgctgctgctgctgttgctgttgctgttgctgttgcagTTAAAATCATTCATTTATTAGAAAGAAGAATTCTAACTGAAAATTAACAACTCGGAGTGGGAGAACTCACCCCAGCGATTCGACTCAGCTTGCCAAACTTTTGACCTTGAACCCAAATGAACTTACCTGAAACTTTTCATTTTGGAGAAGTATTCCTGAAACATGGTAAGGGTCTTCATCAAGAACAATGGAGGTGTGATGAAGAGGAGGAGCAATGAGTGTAGAGATGGGATGGGTAGGCCTGCTGACATGGAAGGCCGTGTTTGCCAtctggtgatggtgatgatgatgatgctgatgatgaggatgatgttgttgttgttgttgtgattCATGGGCCATGTGATGATGTGTTCTTTGGTGCTCGGGTTCTTCATGCTCATCGCACGTGCCAGATGTGGATGCTTCTCTTGCCTTTAAAGCTTCTCCCATTCTCACCTGTAACAAACAATGCCAGTTTTAATCAGTTGCTAGCAAGTCTAtttccttcctcctcctcctcctaatTCCCTTaccttatttttctttctccctttggttctcttctcttataattttaattgatttcaaGGTATCTCTTTCATTTAGTCGCTTAATTGGTAAAAACAAACTTTAGTTTAGGTTGGATGATAATGATAATGTAGCTATTCTGATAGAGCTTGGATGCTGCATATGCAAGCAACtaagtgaaaaaataaataaaacaaatattattatatttttttttccactctctctctctctctctcttagtatGCTTATTTTTGGATTCAGAAATAAATTTAATTTGGAGAGTTACAGTCGTATTCATATCCATGTAGAGCAGCAGCAGCATCTTGAGCATGcaataatttttattcttttctgtttttacacATTTTATAATGTCCAATTAAGGaactatatcttcttctttttttttttttttttttttaaactgacTTAGATTATACCATATTTATAGATTAttgtggtttttttcttttaatgaataGAAGAATGAAGTCCATTATTGttactattttctatttttcataatttctcTGTGGGGGAGGAGGTTGCTGTACTTTTAAATTGATCTAATATTATAAGGAGAAGAAATGTGGTTAAAAGATGCATTATGGATGTTTTTATGGTAGTGATGAGAACAATttgaattaataataataatatcagtTTGTACCTCATCAAAGCTTTTTCTGAAGGGAACAAAGCTAAAATGGTCAGATTTCATTTGTTGAATATCCATGGCAGTGTAGCTTGATATTGCAGTCCCAGCACCGCAGAGTTGATCATCTCTTTGATGAGTACTAACTTCTTTAGAAGAACAGCTCCCACTGCCACTATCTCTTATATTATTAGGCTGCTCGCCGCTCCCTTCGCCTGTAGTTGGACTCCGATCAGACCAATTACATTGTCTAGGTTGTGTCTGATAGAATATCTTTGATACAACCagctctccttctttctcttcttcaagctGACCCAAGTGATATTGGTGCATTACCCAGTTGGTTTTCTCTGGTTTCCTTTGTTTGCCAAAGTTTGTATAGAGAACTAAAATCTTCTTGCACCCCTTCTGTTTCCCATTAACCATCACCGGCCTTGTCTTGCCGGTCTTGTGCCACCGGGTCTCGCCACCTTGTAGATCACAGTCAGTCtgtattttccttctctttcttgttcCTGTTGTGTAGGCTTTGGAGGGTCTATGGAAGAAATGTCGACTTAATCCATCTTTCGTGACTCCTGATGAAGCACAAAATCAAAGTTAGGTTAACTTAGGTGTAACAACTCTTCATTGTAGAAGAAAGAGAGACACACCATAAATTAATAGGCTACTAGCTAACACAGTATATATTGACTGTCTCTTTATAATAACTATCCTGTATTAATATATATCCAATCCCATATGTTTTTGTCCTTACATGATAAtatcttagagagagagagagagagaaactatgTTGGAAGACTTCTAACCTGGAAGCTTTTCAGGATGGGTATAGCAAATACCATCTTCTCCATCAATGGTGGGGATGAACTCATTAATCAAAGGGT
Above is a window of Macadamia integrifolia cultivar HAES 741 unplaced genomic scaffold, SCU_Mint_v3 scaffold1881, whole genome shotgun sequence DNA encoding:
- the LOC122065116 gene encoding NAC domain-containing protein 75-like isoform X3; the encoded protein is MNKGQQIGSISSSDLIDAKLEEHQMCGSRQCPGCGHKFEGKPDWLGLPAGVKFDPTDQELIEHLEAKVIEDKDSRSHPLINEFIPTIDGEDGICYTHPEKLPGVTKDGLSRHFFHRPSKAYTTGTRKRRKIQTDCDLQGGETRWHKTGKTRPVMVNGKQKGCKKILVLYTNFGKQRKPEKTNWVMHQYHLGQLEEEKEGELVVSKIFYQTQPRQCNWSDRSPTTGEGSGEQPNNIRDSGSGSCSSKEVSTHQRDDQLCGAGTAISSYTAMDIQQMKSDHFSFVPFRKSFDEVRMGEALKAREASTSGTCDEHEEPEHQRTHHHMAHESQQQQQHHPHHQHHHHHHHQMANTAFHVSRPTHPISTLIAPPLHHTSIVLDEDPYHVSGILLQNEKFQQQQQQQQHQKLGGRSSSGLEELLMGCTSTDIKEESSITNPQEAEWLKYSFWPDPDNPDHHG
- the LOC122065116 gene encoding NAC domain-containing protein 75-like isoform X1, with protein sequence MNKGQQIGSISSSDLIDAKLEEHQMCGSRQCPGCGHKFEGKPDWLGLPAGVKFDPTDQELIEHLEAKVIEDKDSRSHPLINEFIPTIDGEDGICYTHPEKLPGVTKDGLSRHFFHRPSKAYTTGTRKRRKIQTDCDLQGGETRWHKTGKTRPVMVNGKQKGCKKILVLYTNFGKQRKPEKTNWVMHQYHLGQLEEEKEGELVVSKIFYQTQPRQCNWSDRSPTTGEGSGEQPNNIRDSGSGSCSSKEVSTHQRDDQLCGAGTAISSYTAMDIQQMKSDHFSFVPFRKSFDEVRMGEALKAREASTSGTCDEHEEPEHQRTHHHMAHESQQQQQHHPHHQHHHHHHHQMANTAFHVSRPTHPISTLIAPPLHHTSIVLDEDPYHVSGILLQNEKFQQQQQQQQQQQQHQKLGGRSSSGLEELLMGCTSTDIKEESSITNPQEAEWLKYSFWPDPDNPDHHG
- the LOC122065116 gene encoding NAC domain-containing protein 75-like isoform X2; protein product: MNKGQQIGSISSSDLIDAKLEEHQMCGSRQCPGCGHKFEGKPDWLGLPAGVKFDPTDQELIEHLEAKVIEDKDSRSHPLINEFIPTIDGEDGICYTHPEKLPGVTKDGLSRHFFHRPSKAYTTGTRKRRKIQTDCDLQGGETRWHKTGKTRPVMVNGKQKGCKKILVLYTNFGKQRKPEKTNWVMHQYHLGQLEEEKEGELVVSKIFYQTQPRQCNWSDRSPTTGEGSGEQPNNIRDSGSGSCSSKEVSTHQRDDQLCGAGTAISSYTAMDIQQMKSDHFSFVPFRKSFDEVRMGEALKAREASTSGTCDEHEEPEHQRTHHHMAHESQQQQQHHPHHQHHHHHHHQMANTAFHVSRPTHPISTLIAPPLHHTSIVLDEDPYHVSGILLQNEKFQQQQQQQQQQHQKLGGRSSSGLEELLMGCTSTDIKEESSITNPQEAEWLKYSFWPDPDNPDHHG
- the LOC122065116 gene encoding NAC domain-containing protein 75-like isoform X6; protein product: MNKGQQIGSISSSDLIDAKLEEHQMCGSRQCPGCGHKFEGKPDWLGLPAGVKFDPTDQELIEHLEAKVIEDKDSRSHPLINEFIPTIDGEDGICYTHPEKLPGVTKDGLSRHFFHRPSKAYTTGTRKRRKIQTDCDLQGGETRWHKTGKTRPVMVNGKQKGCKKILVLYTNFGKQRKPEKTNWVMHQYHLGQLEEEKEGELVVSKIFYQTQPRQCNWSDRSPTTGEGSGEQPNNIRDSGSGSCSSKEVSTHQRDDQLCGAGTAISSYTAMDIQQMKSDHFSFVPFRKSFDEVRMGEALKAREASTSGTCDEHEEPEHQRTHHHMAHESQQQQQHHPHHQHHHHHHHQMANTAFHEYFSKMKSFSNSNSNSSSSIKNWGGGLLLVWRNC
- the LOC122065116 gene encoding NAC domain-containing protein 75-like isoform X5 → MNKGQQIGSISSSDLIDAKLEEHQMCGSRQCPGCGHKFEGKPDWLGLPAGVKFDPTDQELIEHLEAKVIEDKDSRSHPLINEFIPTIDGEDGICYTHPEKLPGVTKDGLSRHFFHRPSKAYTTGTRKRRKIQTDCDLQGGETRWHKTGKTRPVMVNGKQKGCKKILVLYTNFGKQRKPEKTNWVMHQYHLGQLEEEKEGELVVSKIFYQTQPRQCNWSDRSPTTGEGSGEQPNNIRDSGSGSCSSKEVSTHQRDDQLCGAGTAISSYTAMDIQQMKSDHFSFVPFRKSFDEVRMGEALKAREASTSGTCDEHEEPEHQRTHHHMAHESQQQQQHHPHHQHHHHHHHQMANTAFHEYFSKMKSFSNSNSNSNSSSSIKNWGGGLLLVWRNC
- the LOC122065116 gene encoding NAC domain-containing protein 75-like isoform X7 encodes the protein MNKGQQIGSISSSDLIDAKLEEHQMCGSRQCPGCGHKFEGKPDWLGLPAGVKFDPTDQELIEHLEAKVIEDKDSRSHPLINEFIPTIDGEDGICYTHPEKLPGVTKDGLSRHFFHRPSKAYTTGTRKRRKIQTDCDLQGGETRWHKTGKTRPVMVNGKQKGCKKILVLYTNFGKQRKPEKTNWVMHQYHLGQLEEEKEGELVVSKIFYQTQPRQCNWSDRSPTTGEGSGEQPNNIRDSGSGSCSSKEVSTHQRDDQLCGAGTAISSYTAMDIQQMKSDHFSFVPFRKSFDEVRMGEALKAREASTSGTCDEHEEPEHQRTHHHMAHESQQQQQHHPHHQHHHHHHHQMANTAFHEYFSKMKSFSNSNSSSSIKNWGGGLLLVWRNC
- the LOC122065116 gene encoding NAC domain-containing protein 75-like isoform X4 translates to MNKGQQIGSISSSDLIDAKLEEHQMCGSRQCPGCGHKFEGKPDWLGLPAGVKFDPTDQELIEHLEAKVIEDKDSRSHPLINEFIPTIDGEDGICYTHPEKLPGVTKDGLSRHFFHRPSKAYTTGTRKRRKIQTDCDLQGGETRWHKTGKTRPVMVNGKQKGCKKILVLYTNFGKQRKPEKTNWVMHQYHLGQLEEEKEGELVVSKIFYQTQPRQCNWSDRSPTTGEGSGEQPNNIRDSGSGSCSSKEVSTHQRDDQLCGAGTAISSYTAMDIQQMKSDHFSFVPFRKSFDEVRMGEALKAREASTSGTCDEHEEPEHQRTHHHMAHESQQQQQHHPHHQHHHHHHHQMANTAFHVSRPTHPISTLIAPPLHHTSIVLDEDPYHVSGILLQNEKFQVSSFGFKVKSLAS